A window from Salmo trutta chromosome 29, fSalTru1.1, whole genome shotgun sequence encodes these proteins:
- the LOC115167503 gene encoding low choriolytic enzyme isoform X1, with protein sequence MAPVFVLTIFIAVLCSVQSRSTGKASFERSEEDMEIDSTRTNSIEEEDFSASTLIEKANRNLGKRLDEPLVMFGDIAVNTGFMNADPCTAHTCKWPKSSDGNVYVPYVISNQYWYWERSVIKCGLQTFAASTCVRFFPRTNQRDFVDIQSLSGCFSYVGRQKNGQVLSLNRNGCVHLSVVQHELLHALGFRHEHSRSDRDSHVQILTQNILPGKESNFNKINTINLGTPYDYNSVMQYSRFAFSKNNQPTILPIPDNNAVIGQATQMSPMDILRINRLYNCRKQVD encoded by the exons ATGGcacctgtctttgtgctgacCATTTTCATCGCCGTTCTCTGCTCAGTTCAGAGCCGATCTACAGGG AAAGCTTCATTTGAAAGGAGTGAAGAGGACATGGAAATTG ACAGCACCCGCACCAATAGCATTGAGGAGGAAGATTTTTCTGCTTCAACGCTCATTGAGAAGGCCAACAGAAATCTTG GGAAAAGACTTGACGAGCCACTAGTCATGTTTGGGGACATTGCAGTAAATACTGGGTTCATGAACGCTGACCCCTGCACAGCTCACACCTGCAAATGGCCGAAGTCCTCTGATGGGAACGTTTACGTGCCCTATGTGATCTCTAATCAATACT GGTACTGGGAGAGGTCCGTTATTAAATGTGGGCTGCAAACATTTGCTGCATCAACCTGCGTCCGATTCTTTCCCCGAACCAATCAGAGGGACTTTGTGGACATCCAGTCTCTGTCAGG CTGTTTCTCGTATGTTGGACGCCAGAAAAATGGCCAGGTGCTGTCTCTGAATAGGAACGGATGtgtccatctgtctgtggtgCAGCATGAACTGCTGCACGCCTTGGGCTTCAGACACGAGCATTCGCGCAGTGACCGTGACAGCCATGTTCAAATCCTGACTCAGAACATTTTGCCTG GAAAGGAATCCAATTTCAACAAGATCAACACGATAAACCTGGGGACTCCATATGACTATAATTCTGTCATGCAATACTCAAG GTTTGCCTTCTCCAAGAACAATCAGCCCACCATTCTTCCAATCCCTGACAATAATGCAGTTATTGGCCAGGCAACTCAGATGAGCCCTATGGACATTCTGCGGATCAATCGTCTCTACAACTGCA GAAAGCAGGTGGACTGA
- the LOC115167503 gene encoding low choriolytic enzyme isoform X2: MAPVFVLTIFIAVLCSVQSRSTGKASFERSEEDMEIDSTRTNSIEEEDFSASTLIEKANRNLGKRLDEPLVMFGDIAVNTGFMNADPCTAHTCKWPKSSDGNVYVPYVISNQYWYWERSVIKCGLQTFAASTCVRFFPRTNQRDFVDIQSLSGNGCVHLSVVQHELLHALGFRHEHSRSDRDSHVQILTQNILPGKESNFNKINTINLGTPYDYNSVMQYSRFAFSKNNQPTILPIPDNNAVIGQATQMSPMDILRINRLYNCRKQVD; this comes from the exons ATGGcacctgtctttgtgctgacCATTTTCATCGCCGTTCTCTGCTCAGTTCAGAGCCGATCTACAGGG AAAGCTTCATTTGAAAGGAGTGAAGAGGACATGGAAATTG ACAGCACCCGCACCAATAGCATTGAGGAGGAAGATTTTTCTGCTTCAACGCTCATTGAGAAGGCCAACAGAAATCTTG GGAAAAGACTTGACGAGCCACTAGTCATGTTTGGGGACATTGCAGTAAATACTGGGTTCATGAACGCTGACCCCTGCACAGCTCACACCTGCAAATGGCCGAAGTCCTCTGATGGGAACGTTTACGTGCCCTATGTGATCTCTAATCAATACT GGTACTGGGAGAGGTCCGTTATTAAATGTGGGCTGCAAACATTTGCTGCATCAACCTGCGTCCGATTCTTTCCCCGAACCAATCAGAGGGACTTTGTGGACATCCAGTCTCTGTCAGG GAACGGATGtgtccatctgtctgtggtgCAGCATGAACTGCTGCACGCCTTGGGCTTCAGACACGAGCATTCGCGCAGTGACCGTGACAGCCATGTTCAAATCCTGACTCAGAACATTTTGCCTG GAAAGGAATCCAATTTCAACAAGATCAACACGATAAACCTGGGGACTCCATATGACTATAATTCTGTCATGCAATACTCAAG GTTTGCCTTCTCCAAGAACAATCAGCCCACCATTCTTCCAATCCCTGACAATAATGCAGTTATTGGCCAGGCAACTCAGATGAGCCCTATGGACATTCTGCGGATCAATCGTCTCTACAACTGCA GAAAGCAGGTGGACTGA